CGGGAAAATACTTTGAGTGGACATTTGCCTCAATCTCGGGCGAAAACGAGGGGAATACGAGCCTTATTTGGTTTTCGTCAGCCATTTTTCCCATCTGCCTTAACTCAAGCCGCCTGTGTGCAGCAAGTCCTTCAACCGTCAGTACCCCAGGCCGGCCCGAATGAAGCTTACTCCAAGGGCCGCCCAAAGCACACCTGTTATCCTAGACACTATTTCAATTCCTCTCATGCCAAGAAGCCTGCTGATTGCGCCTGAAAGCCCAAGCACGCCAAAGCAGACGGCACTTGCAGCCACTATGGCCGCAACAACCACCGGCACGCCGCTTTCAGAAGCAAATATAATCGCTGTTGTCATTGCCCCCGGCCCTGTGATAAGCGGAACTGCAATGATTACAACCGCAAGGTTCAAGTCCTTCCTGTTCTTTTCCCCAAAATCAATGCCCAGGGCATATTGCACAGCCAAAAGGAACAGCAGCACACCGCTAGCTACCCTAAAGTCGCCAATTGTTATTCCAAGCACAAGCTGGCCTGCAAGCACAAATGCGACAAGTGCAGCCCCAGCTACAAGCGCGGCCGTGGTGGCCGCACCAAGCCGCTGCTTTCCGTTCATTTTCCTTGTCAGTGCAATGAACACGGGAAGGGACGTGAAGGGGTCCATTATTAACACTAATGCTATGAATATTTTTGCAAACTCCGCAATCTGGAACATAATCCCGCCCTCAAATCAAGGTTCAGTTCACACTCTTTAATTTTGCCCAGTGCTTAATTCAACGGCAGCCTATCAGCCTGGCGCACTCAAGCAAGCTCCTGCGCGCCAAACACGCGCTCGCAAAACCCGCACCTTATTCCGTCTTTTTCCGTGCTGAAAATTGTTGCTATCTTCTCAAAATTGGTGACGCACCTTGGGTTGGGGCATTTGAGGACACCTTGCATGGCCCTTGGCAGTCTCACAGTCCGCTTTTCCGAAAGCTCGGAGTTCTTCACTATGTTTAGCGTGGCCTGCGGGCACAGAAGGGCAATCCTGTCGGCTGTTTTTTCGTCAATGGGCTTGCCTTCAATCTTTACAATATCCTTTTTCCCAAGCTTCTTGCTAGGCACATTCATGATAAGGGCCACCTTGCCTGCAAATCCGTCCTTTATGCCAAGGATTTCAAGCACCCTGGGGCCGCAGCCAGCAGTAATGTGGTCTATCACAGTCCCGTTTTCTATTTTTTCAACGCTTAGCGGCATGCAATGCACCAATCCAGCCTGTTATCAGTTGCGCGGGTTTCCCGTTCCCCCTGCTCATTTTTTTTCCAGAAGCTTTGTTATCACTGCCATCCTCACAGGCACCCCGTATTTTGCCTGCTGGAAGTACCTTGCCATGGGGCTTTCGTCAACAACTTCCGGTATCTCATCAACTTTTGGAAGCGGATGGAGAATTATCATGCCATCCTTTGCGTTTTCAAGGTAGCCCTCATTTATCCTGAACTCCTTTTGGATTTTTTCAGCCTCGTATTGGTCGGCAAACCTCTCCTTTTGTATCCTGCACACGTATAGCACGTCGCAGTCCGACAGATCGACGCTGTTTTGCTCCACAATGTCGGCGTCAAATTTCTCCCGCGCCTCGCGAATGATGCTTTTGTCCATCTCAAGCCCCTTTGGCGATGCCAGTACCATTCGCGCGTTGAACATTGACAGGCCATATACAAGGGAGCGCATGGTTCTTGCATACTTCAGGTCTCCAACCAGATGCACTTTCAGTCCGCCTATCTTTCCCTTGCACTTTAGGATTGTATAAAGGTCAATGAGCGTCTGGGTCGGGTGCTGGTTCCCCCCGTCGCCTGCGTTGATGACAGGGTGGGCTGCCACCATGTCAGCCAGCCTTGCCGCGCCCTCAAGCGGATGGCGCATGACAAGCAAATCTGCGTATCCGTCTATAATTTTAATCGTGTCAACAAGCGTCTCGCCTTTTTTCGAGCTGCTGGACTCGGCGCCGAAGGTTATGACATCAGCCCCAAGCCTCTTTGCAGCAGTCTGGAAGGACATGTTGGTCCTTGTGGAACTTTCAAAAAACATGGTTGCGACCACTGTGCCTTCAAGCGTGCGCTTGCCGGATTCAAGGTATTTTTCCATTTTTTCCGTAAGCGAAAAATAGTCCTCAATACCGCTCTTATCAAGATCGCGAATTGAGATTAGGCCATTCACAGTCCCACCATTTTTATTACTGAGGAAAGGTTTTTAACTCACAAGGTGCAGCAAACCACCAACTGAAATCGCAGCAAGGGGCTTTTCAAAACAACACCTTTGGCTTTGAGTCGCATCAATCCAAAATCAGCAAGCCGCCAATCCAATCTGCAAGTTTGTTTTGCATCGCCTCGGCTGTTTTTTATATCTGCATTTACACAACTGTTTTATGATTGTGGTCTTTGAAGGCATTGACGGGTGCGGCAAGCAGACGCAGATTGACCTGCTTTGCAGCCGGCTTTCAGAAAAGGGAAAGTCGCATCAGGTTTTCAAGTTCCCGACTGCTTTGGCAAGAAAGGCCCATGAGCACCTTATGGGGAAAAAGAACGTGGCGCAGTCGGAGCTATTCAAAGATTTCTCAAAAGATATAGAAACACACACAAGCCAGCTTTTGGCGGCAAGCAAATCATCTGATTTTGTGCTTGTTGACAGGTATATCTATTCCACCATTGCATACCAGGGTGGTGACATGGGCTTTGAGACAGCCTGCCAGAAGGCTTTGGCCCTTGTTCTTGCAAAGCCTGATATTGTCGTGTTCCTTAAAATCGAGCCGGCCCTTGCCGCAGCCAGAAAGGCGGCGCAAAAAACCCCTGATGTATTTGAGGCTGATTTGAAGTTCCAAACAGAAGTTTGCGAGAGATACAAGAGGCTTAGCCTGCTTTCGTTCCATGCTTGCAAGTGGCTTGTTGTTGACGCCTCAAAACCACCCCCCCAAGTCCATGGCATAATAATAAAAGAGCTGCTTGCATAAAATCCAATCCTAGGCGCTCCAATAGTCTAGCTCGGTCAAGGACGCCGGCCTTTCATAACCGCCCTTTTCTTTTTCCAAAAAGAAAAGCGTAGGCATGCGGAAAAGAAAACGCGAATCACAAGCACTTGGTCGCACGCAAAAAACCAGCTGCGCATCAGGCTTGCAAGGCGTTCGCATGATTTTCATACCTGTCTTTAAGGAAAGCCGGTAACCCGGGTTCAAATCCCGGTTGGAGCAAGTCCAACCTTGTGTTCCTTCGGAACACGTCCCGCAAAGTTCTGATGAACTTAGCGGTCCCGGTTGGAGCAAGTCCAACCTTGTGTTCCTTCGGAACACGTCCCGCAAAGTTCTGATGAACTTAGCGGTCCCGGTTGGAGCAAGTCCAACCTTTTTGCGCTGCTGCGCAAAGTCCGCCAAACTGCCTGTTGCAGTTTGCCGTCCCGGTTGGAGCAAGTCCAACCTTTTTGCGCTGCTGCGCAAAGTCCGCCAAACTGCCTGTTGCAGTTTGCCGTCCCGGTTGGAGCATAAAACGCTGATGCCAACCTCTTTAGAATAATCACTGAAAGATCGCGGGTGCGCGGAAGCCTCCTGTTTAAGCGGGTGGAGGAGCGCACCCAATCCTGGCGGCTTGCGCCTAAATCCAGTTGATATCGGGAAGCCGTGGGCTAAAGCCTGCGGTCTTTCACCACATCAGACGCATCCTAAAATCAGGCCAGTCCTCAAGCACGCAAGTGCACTCTTGCTCTAGTTTGCAATCTCGTGGCACTTTAC
This genomic window from Candidatus Parvarchaeota archaeon contains:
- a CDS encoding MarC family protein, producing the protein MFQIAEFAKIFIALVLIMDPFTSLPVFIALTRKMNGKQRLGAATTAALVAGAALVAFVLAGQLVLGITIGDFRVASGVLLFLLAVQYALGIDFGEKNRKDLNLAVVIIAVPLITGPGAMTTAIIFASESGVPVVVAAIVAASAVCFGVLGLSGAISRLLGMRGIEIVSRITGVLWAALGVSFIRAGLGY
- a CDS encoding aspartate carbamoyltransferase regulatory subunit yields the protein MPLSVEKIENGTVIDHITAGCGPRVLEILGIKDGFAGKVALIMNVPSKKLGKKDIVKIEGKPIDEKTADRIALLCPQATLNIVKNSELSEKRTVRLPRAMQGVLKCPNPRCVTNFEKIATIFSTEKDGIRCGFCERVFGAQELA
- the pyrB gene encoding aspartate carbamoyltransferase, which gives rise to MNGLISIRDLDKSGIEDYFSLTEKMEKYLESGKRTLEGTVVATMFFESSTRTNMSFQTAAKRLGADVITFGAESSSSKKGETLVDTIKIIDGYADLLVMRHPLEGAARLADMVAAHPVINAGDGGNQHPTQTLIDLYTILKCKGKIGGLKVHLVGDLKYARTMRSLVYGLSMFNARMVLASPKGLEMDKSIIREAREKFDADIVEQNSVDLSDCDVLYVCRIQKERFADQYEAEKIQKEFRINEGYLENAKDGMIILHPLPKVDEIPEVVDESPMARYFQQAKYGVPVRMAVITKLLEKK
- the tmk gene encoding dTMP kinase, giving the protein MIVVFEGIDGCGKQTQIDLLCSRLSEKGKSHQVFKFPTALARKAHEHLMGKKNVAQSELFKDFSKDIETHTSQLLAASKSSDFVLVDRYIYSTIAYQGGDMGFETACQKALALVLAKPDIVVFLKIEPALAAARKAAQKTPDVFEADLKFQTEVCERYKRLSLLSFHACKWLVVDASKPPPQVHGIIIKELLA